In Microbulbifer elongatus, the DNA window ATTCCATGGTGATTCTGGCACTGCTGTTCGGTTATGCCCTGTGGCAGACCCGGGTCAGTCGCACACTGGAGGCCGCGCGATGACGGCAGCGCACAAACCTCTGCCTGTGGGGGAGCGGGGCTGGCAGCGGGCCCGGCGCGGGGCGGGGAGAATCGCCCGGGACCTACTCAGCTGGCGCTTCGCCCTGCTGGTGGTCGCCTCGCTGATTGTGATTTACCCGCTGCTGTGGGTGTTCAGCCTGGCTTTCTCGGGCCAGCAGTCCCTGACGCTGGTACGGCTGGCGGAAGATGCCGGAGCCGGCGAGCAGTTGCTGGCACTGATCCCGCTGCCGGAGCAATGGACCCTGGACAACTTCCGCGCGGTGCTGACCGAGCAGCCGTTTCTGCAGTGGCTCGGCAACAGCCTGGTGGTAGCCATCGCCACGACCGTGGTGGGTCTCACACTGAGCTGCAGTGCCGCCTACGCCTTCTCCCGTTTCCGCTTTGCCGGGCGCCAGCGGGGCATGATGCTGTTTCTGGTCTCGCAGATGTTCCCGGCGGTGCTGATGCTGATTCCACTGTATGTCATCGTGGTGCAATGGCTGGGGCTGGGGAACTCCTGGCTGGGGCTGATTCTGGTGTACTCGATCACCGCGTTGCCCTTCTGTGTGTGGATGCTGAAGGGCTATTTCGACACCCTGCCCTATGAGATTGAGGAGTCGGCGCTGCTCGACGGCGCCAGCCACTGGACCATCTTTACCCGCATCATTCTGCCGCTGGCGCGACCGGCGATCGCGGTAACCGGGCTGTTCGCCTTTATGACCGCCTGGAACGAGTTTATCCTCGCGTCGATTTTTATGGACGACGAATCCCGCTACACGGTGCCCGTGGGGCTGCGCTTCTTTGTGAGCGACTATGCCTCCGAGTGGGGGTATTTTGCCGCGGGTTCCATTCTGGTCTCCCTGCCGGTCATGTTGCTGTTCCTGTCGCTGCAGCGCTTTCTGGTGGCGGGGCTCTCCGCCGGCGCGGTCAAGGGCTGACGGCGCAGAAGCCGCTCCCGTGTACGCGTACCCGGTGCCCGCCGAGCGCGGAACCGGGCAAATTTCTCCCGCACGACCCGTCTCGCCCCGAATTGGACGGGGCCGTGGGCCAGTTCGGTGCGTGTCGCCCTCGATCCTGTAAGTTTATGATTTATAAGGTTTTTCCCGTTCCCGCTTTGCGGGAATCAAGGTGGGAAAGTCCAATTTTGGTCAATTTCCCAAGGTGGGACGACGCATTCTGGCGCGGGGCGGGAGTATAGGCTCGCGCCAGATCGGGTTACCCTGTTGCGGTCTCGAGAGGTACCTGCCCTGGCGCACACCAATAAATAAAATGACGTGACGATGGGGGAGACAACTCCATGAACAAAATGACCGGATTCAAGAAGAATTCCATTGCGGTAGCCATCGCTACCCTTGCGGGCGTAAGCGGTGGCGCCCTGGCTCAGACGGAAGCAGAGTCCGCCCTGGAAGAAGTGGTGGTACTGGGCATTCGCGGCAGTCTCGAAAAATCCATGGATGTGAAGCGCGATGCCAAAGGCATTGTCGATGCCATTTCCGCGGAGGATATCGGCAAATTTCCCGACACCAATCTGGCGGAATCCATGCAGCGGATCTCCGGGGTGTCGATCGACCGTGTCAACGGTGAAGGCAGCAAGGTCACCGTGCGCGGTCTGGGCCCGGATTTCAACCTGGTAACCCTGAATGGTCGTCAGGTGGCGCGCACTACCGGTGGCCGCTCCTTTGATTTCCAGAACATCGCCTCCGATATGGTGACCGGTGTCGAGGTCTCCAAGACCAGTGACGCCACCCTTCCTTCTGGGGGCATGGGTGCCACCATCAACCTGCGTACCGCGCGTCCATTCGATACCCCGGAGCGCACCATCCGCTTCGGTGTCAAAGGCGTGCTGGACGAGTCCTCCGATGATGCCAGCATGACCCCGGAATACAGTGGTTTCTATTCCGATACCTTTGCCGATGGCAAATTGGGGGTGGCCATTTCCGGTTCGGTGCAGGAGCGCGAAAGCGGCAGCCAGCAGGCCCTGGTGCCCGGTGGTTGGATCAGTGTCGAAGGTCAGATGGACAACAACTGGGACGGCGTGAACGACGCCTGGGGTGCGGTACCGCTGGAGAACCAGGTGAACCGCCCGGGGGAGGGTGACATCTACTCCGTAGCCCAGAACGCAGCCTTCAAGTTTGAAGAGCAGCAGCGCAAGCGCACCAATGGCCAGCTGGTACTGCAGTGGGCGCCCACTGACGATGTGACCGCAACTCTGGATTACAACTACTACCAGAACAAGATCGCCAAGCAGTTCAATGATATTTCCGTTTATCATGCGTGGCAGGGTGACCAGCGCGGTGTCTGGAGCGACGGCCCCATCTCCACGCCGATTATCTACTCCGAATACTACGGCGCACCCAGCGACGTGGCCATGGGTGGCGGCAGCACGGCCGAAGTCCACGAAGGCGACATGCTGGGGATCAACCTGGAATGGCAGGTCAGCGATAAGCTGAATCTGTTCTTCGACGGTCAGCACTCGGAAGCCGAGCGCACCCCGGACAGCCCCTGGGGTACCAGCAATGTACTGACCGTCGCCGCGATGGTGCGCGACGCCAGCAGCGTGGACTTTACCGGCGAGATCCCCGCGATCTATGTGGACTCGGCCAATGGCCTGAATGCCTCGGATATCATTGTTACTGGCTCTGTGTTCACCAACTCCAAAGATTTCTCGGAAGTGGATCAGTTCCGCTTTGGTGGTAATTACGAGATCAACGCGTCCAGCGATATCGATTTCGGCATCGCCCGCCAGGAAGTGAGCAACCGCTCCCAGTCTGTTTTCGTGCAGCGCAATAACTGGGGGGGAGCCGGCCCCGCATCGGATCTGCCCGACGAATTGTTCACCGCGAAAAGTATTTCCGATCAGTTCGACGAATCCTGGGGGGACTTCTCCGAGGTCGGTGGACTGGAGCCGCTGGATATCTACTACGACTGGGATTTTGATGCGGTCCGTGCCATTGCCGAAGATCTCTACGCAAACAATGCGACCGATGCTGGCACCGCCAACCGGGTAGGGGACTGCGGTACCGCCTTCTGCGCATCGACCGACTATGCGTCGGATACCGACCGCGCCACCACAGAGACCTCTACCTCGGCGTATGCGCAGTACAACTTCGCCTCCGAAATGCGCGGAATGCCCTACGAGATCAACACGGGTCTGCGTTACGAGCAGACCGATGTGGATTCGGTATCCGTGGTGCCGGAATACGATCGCGCAGAGTGGAACTCCAACAACGAAGTGGCGATTATCGGCACCGGTGAGCAGGTCTATCTGAGCGAGGAGGGGAGCTACGATTACTGGTTGCCCAGCATCGCCTTCAGACTGGACGTGACGGACGACCTGGTAACCCGCGCGGCGGTCAGCAAGGCGATCACCCGCCCGGATTACAACTCCATCAAGGGGGGCACCACCATCGGCACCATCGCCAACGGTGGAATCGGTGGTGGTTCTACCGGTAATCCGGGTCTGCTGCCCTACGAGTCCATCAACTACGACTTGTCTGTGGAGTGGTACTACGGCGAGACCAGCTATGCCTCCATCGGCCTGTTCCGTAAGGACGTGTCCAACTTTATCAGCAACGCCAAAACCGAGAAGTCGCTGTTCAATATTGCCAACCCGGCAGACGGTGCTCTGGTGGATGAGGCGCGTGCCAACGGTGCCAATGATGCGGAATCCATCCGCCAGTATATTGCCGCCAATTACGCCGACAGTGATTTCGTCAACGTGACCTACCTCGAAGACGGCGTGACTGTGGATAAGATATTTATTACCGGTAACCCGGCCACCGACAACGATATGGTCTTCCTGGTGGATACGCCGGTCAACAGCGATGTGGACAACACCATCGACGGTGTCGAACTGGCGGTGCAGCACATGTTCGGTGAAACCGGGTTTGGTCTGCAGGCGAACTACACCATCGTGGATTCCGAGCTCGGTTACGATCCGTTTATCCTGGTGGACCAGGAAGCCATGGTTGGCCTGAGTGACTCCGCGAACCTGGTAGGCTTCTACGATAAGAACGGCTTCCAGGCGCGGATCGCTTACAACTGGCGTGATGAGTTTCTCAGCTCTCGCGGTCAGAATACTGGTGCCAATCCCCAGTATGTGGAGGCATACAGTCAGATCGACCTGAATGTGAGCTATGAGATACCGCAGCTGGAGGGGATGCAGGTGTTTGTCGAGGGCATCAATGTCACCGACGAGTATCAGCGTGTGCACGGCCGTGACGCTCGCCAGCTGATGGGCTACTACCAGGGTGGCGCGCGCTGGCAGCTGGGTGCGCGTTACGCCTTTTAAACCGGTACACAGGATGGTTTAACCAGGCAGGGAAAGCCGCTGGTCGTTAGATCAGCGGCTTTTTTTATACGAAACAGACTGGTATTTCCCTGCACAGCGGGAATTCAGAGAATAAAAAACGGGAAAAAACGTAGTATGACAAACGCGGTATTGCTGAATAACGTGGAGCACCGTGATCTCCGGGTACAAACCGAACGCTCTGCAGAACTGGGTGATGATGTCTGGTATGCACTCACATTTCCTCTGGAGTTTCGCGCCCTACAGGGGCAGTACCCAATATTTTTTCAGCGGGATGCCAGCACCGGTAGCTTTTTTCCACTGGTGTTGCTTGGTTTCGAGCCCGGTGAAAACCTCTACCTTCGCGATGGCCACTGGGCCGCGGCCTATCTTCCCCTGACCATTCGTCGCGAACCATTCCTGATTGGCCGCCAGCACTTTGTGGAAGACGGCATACAGAAAACACGGCGTGTCATTCACATCGACCTGGATAATCCCCGGGTCAACCGTAAGCGTGGGGAGCCTTTGTTTCTGGAATACGGAGGGAGTTCTCCGTTTCTCGATGGCGTGTCGGAGATGCTGGAAGCGATCCACCAGGGAGTCGAACAGAGCGAAAAGTTTATCCGCCAGCTGCAGATTCACGGATTGCTAGAACCCTGCACCATGGACATCACCCTGAACAACGGCGAAACCAATCAGTTGAAGGGTTTCTACACCATTGATGAGCCGCGTCTGCGCGCACTGAATGCGGAAGACCTCAGTGAGCTCCATCAGGCAGGGTTCCTGGAGGCCATCTATATGGTGCTGGCGTCCCAGTCGCAGATGCGGCAACTGATCGATGAGAAGAATCGCCGCTGCTGTGGGGGATAACCTGACCGGAGATGATGCAATGAATGCGTGCGTACAGCCATTTATTGAGACCGCAGATCTGGCGGTCGCCGATGAAACCCATGAGATTACGCCGGACAATGTGCTCGAGTCTCTGAGCGGCGTCACCCGCCCTCGCATTCTGCGCAATTACTGCGCCCATTTTCCCGCGGTGCGCGCCGGTACGCAGTCCGCGGAGAAAATGGTGGAATACCTTCTGAACCACTACAGTGGGCAACCGGTGAATGGGTGCTATGGCGCCCCGGAAACGGAAGGACGGGTGTTTTACAACGAGGATCTCACTGGCTTCAATTTTGAATCCCGCAGAGTGCCTCTGGACGCGTTACTGGATGATATCCTGTCCACTGCGCAGAGTGCGCAGAAACCTATGCGCTATATGCCGTCCAGCGAGGTTTCCTACTGGTTTCCAACGTTTGCCGGAGAAAATAATGCCGGTGTCGCCGGTGTTTCTCCCATCGGGTCTCTGTGGCTCGGGAACCGCGTTCGCATCGCCGCCCATTACGACTTCCCCAATAATCTGGCCTGCAATATTGCCGGGCGACGACGCTTCACTCTGCTGCCTCCGGAGCAGATTGCCAATCTGTACCCGGGACCCCTGGAGTTTGCCCCGGGTGGACAGGAAATCAGCCTGGTGGATTTTTACCAGCCGGACTTCACGCGCTTCCCCCGTTTCCGCAAGGCGCTCGACAGCGCATACCTCGCCGAGCTGAACCCGGGGGATGCCCTGTATATCCCGGGAATGTGGTGGCATCACGTGGAAAGTCTGGATACGCTGAATGTGCTCTATACCCACTGGTGGCGCGACTCCGCCGCCTACCTGGGCCGCCCAACCAACGCGTTGATGCACGCAGTGCTGGGGCTGCGTGACCTGCCAGCCCACCAGCGGGCGGCGTGGCGGGCACTGTTTGATTATTACGTATTCGACGCCGAGCCCGAGCGAGCAGAACATATCGAGCCTGCCGCGCGGGGAGTGCTCGCACAGCCCCTGTCACTGGAAATGGCGATGCAGCTGCGGGCCAGGCTACAGAATGATCTGAAACGTTAAGCACAGAAGCTTGCAGAAACATCTGAAAATAAAAGAGAGAGTGCACCTGTGAACACAACGAGAAAAATCCGCAAGGTGGTGATTGCTGGCGGTGGAACCGCGGGCTGGATGGCCGCCGCTGCGCTGGCGAAGTTGCTGGGAAAAAACCTGGATATCCGCCTGGTCGAATCCGAGACCATCGGTACCGTGGGAGTGGGCGAGGCAACCATCCCCACTCTGCACCTTTTCCATCAGCTTCTCGGAATCGACGAGCGGGAAATGATGGCGGCGACCAATGCCACCTTCAAACTGGGGATCGCCTTCGAAAACTGGAAGGAAACCGGTCAGGACTACATCCACTCCTTTGGTGCCGCCGGTAAGGATTGCTGGGCGTGCAATTTCAGCCACTTCTGGGTCCGAGGTCGGGAATTGGGTATCGCACACGACATTGGCGATTACACCAGGGAACATCTCGCGGCACGAATGGGGCGCTACGCCGTGTCGCCGCGCAGTGAGCGCACCCATGCCTATCACTTTGATGCGAGCCTGTACGCAAAGTATCTACGCACGCTGGCAGAAAAATACGGCGTAGTGCGCATTGAAGGAAAGATCGATCAGGTGCAGTTGGATCATCACAGCGGATATATCCAGTCCCTGCGGCTGGAGAACGGTGAAACCCTGGAAGGTGACCTGTTTATTGACTGCACGGGTTTTCGTGGATTGTTGATCGATCAGGCATTACATACCGGATTTGACGACTGGGGGCACTGGTTGCCGTGCGATCGCGCGGTCGCTGTGCAGACCGGGAAGTCTGAAAACCCGGTGCCCTATACCCGATCCATCGCAAGGGAGTCCGGATGGCAGTGGCGCATTCCGTTGCAGTCCCGCACGGGCAATGGCCTGGTGTATTGCAGCCACTATATGGATGAAGAGCAGGCGACAAAATTGTTACTGAAAAATGTCGAGGGTGAACCGCTGAACGCCCCCCGGGTGATTCCCTTTCGCACCGGTACCCGTCGTCTGCACTGGAATAAAAACTGTATCGCTATAGGGCTTTCCAGTGGCTTTATCGAGCCACTGGAATCCACCAGCATTCATCTTATTCAGCGCAGTATTGTGCGCTTGCTCACTCTTTTTCCGTCTGACGGCATCGTGCAGACAGATGTCGATGAATATAACCAGCTGATCCGCGAGGAAACGGAAAATGTTCGTGACTTTGTGATTCTTCATTACAAGCTCACGGACCGCATCGACTCGGAATTCTGGCGCCATTGTCGGGGCATGGCGATTCCAGAGTCACTGACACGGCGTATGGAGGTTTTTGCGCAGAGCGGCCGCGTTTACCAGAACGGCACCGAGTTATTTGGGGAAAGTTCCTGGCTGCAGGTCATGCTTGGCCAGGGGTTGATGCCAAAGCGTTATCACCCGATCGTCGATATGATGAGTGAGCACGAACTGACAAATTTTCTCGCCGGTATTCGTCGCCAGGTTCGCGATACGGTAGAAAGTTGGCCCAATCATATGGAATTTATTGAGCACTACTGCAGGTCAAAAACGGCGTTAGTGTGACCATGTAGGCGTTTTTGATCTCTTGCTTTGCACCATGTTTGGAGAAGTCTCAAAGTGGGACGACATTCGGCACCCCGGGTAACTAGTTTCAAACTCGAGGTGAACCGAAACGGGCGCTGTTGCGCCCGTGCTCCAAATATTAAAAATTATGATGAAGCGAGGCTCGACCATGCGTCTATTCACCAAAAGGGGCGGCACTGTTCCTGTGCCCGATATTCCCCTGATTACCTCTACTGCGGTTGCTCTGGCACTGCTATTTCCGCTGCCTGTTCTGGCACAACAGTCCAACTTGGCAACTGGCGCAAGTGTTTCTGCCAGTACTGCTGATCTCCCCGCGAACAATGCCATTGATGGGGATACCGGCACCCGTTGGGCGTCCGCCGGACAGACCGATCCTTCCTGGATTGCCCTTGATCTCGGTCAGCCCTACGACCTGGATCAGGTTGAAATTTTCTGGGAAGCGGCCAACCCCGAGACCTATGAAATCTGGGGCTCCAACAACGGCGTGGATTGGGCTACCCTGAGCGTGCAGACCGGCGGCCAGTTCGGGCATCGCACCGACACCGTCGACGTCAGTGGTATTTATCAGCACGTGCGCATTCAGGGGCTTACCCGCAGTGCCGGCAACTACTGGGGTTATTCCATCTGGGAACTGGGGGTATTCGGCAGCCCTGCAAACTGTGATTCCGGCTGTGTGCTGGCAGTGGATGACAGCACTTTTGAAGCACGGGTGACCGGTGGCGACATCGTAGACCTGCACTACTCTGTGAATGGCGGTGGTCAGATAAATGTCCGAATGCAGGAGTCTGCAGGTTTATGGACCTACGCAATTCCCGGTTTGAGCGACGGCGATCTTGTTACGGTTTCCTTTACAAAAATAACCGCGGGGGTGGGGCAAAATATTCCGGCCAAGGACTATGTATTTAGTGGGCCCGGGGGCTCTTCCTCGTCTTCTTCTTCCTCTTCCTCCTCCTCTTCTTCTTCCTCCTCTGGCGGTAGCTC includes these proteins:
- a CDS encoding cupin-like domain-containing protein — protein: MNACVQPFIETADLAVADETHEITPDNVLESLSGVTRPRILRNYCAHFPAVRAGTQSAEKMVEYLLNHYSGQPVNGCYGAPETEGRVFYNEDLTGFNFESRRVPLDALLDDILSTAQSAQKPMRYMPSSEVSYWFPTFAGENNAGVAGVSPIGSLWLGNRVRIAAHYDFPNNLACNIAGRRRFTLLPPEQIANLYPGPLEFAPGGQEISLVDFYQPDFTRFPRFRKALDSAYLAELNPGDALYIPGMWWHHVESLDTLNVLYTHWWRDSAAYLGRPTNALMHAVLGLRDLPAHQRAAWRALFDYYVFDAEPERAEHIEPAARGVLAQPLSLEMAMQLRARLQNDLKR
- a CDS encoding TonB-dependent receptor, whose translation is MNKMTGFKKNSIAVAIATLAGVSGGALAQTEAESALEEVVVLGIRGSLEKSMDVKRDAKGIVDAISAEDIGKFPDTNLAESMQRISGVSIDRVNGEGSKVTVRGLGPDFNLVTLNGRQVARTTGGRSFDFQNIASDMVTGVEVSKTSDATLPSGGMGATINLRTARPFDTPERTIRFGVKGVLDESSDDASMTPEYSGFYSDTFADGKLGVAISGSVQERESGSQQALVPGGWISVEGQMDNNWDGVNDAWGAVPLENQVNRPGEGDIYSVAQNAAFKFEEQQRKRTNGQLVLQWAPTDDVTATLDYNYYQNKIAKQFNDISVYHAWQGDQRGVWSDGPISTPIIYSEYYGAPSDVAMGGGSTAEVHEGDMLGINLEWQVSDKLNLFFDGQHSEAERTPDSPWGTSNVLTVAAMVRDASSVDFTGEIPAIYVDSANGLNASDIIVTGSVFTNSKDFSEVDQFRFGGNYEINASSDIDFGIARQEVSNRSQSVFVQRNNWGGAGPASDLPDELFTAKSISDQFDESWGDFSEVGGLEPLDIYYDWDFDAVRAIAEDLYANNATDAGTANRVGDCGTAFCASTDYASDTDRATTETSTSAYAQYNFASEMRGMPYEINTGLRYEQTDVDSVSVVPEYDRAEWNSNNEVAIIGTGEQVYLSEEGSYDYWLPSIAFRLDVTDDLVTRAAVSKAITRPDYNSIKGGTTIGTIANGGIGGGSTGNPGLLPYESINYDLSVEWYYGETSYASIGLFRKDVSNFISNAKTEKSLFNIANPADGALVDEARANGANDAESIRQYIAANYADSDFVNVTYLEDGVTVDKIFITGNPATDNDMVFLVDTPVNSDVDNTIDGVELAVQHMFGETGFGLQANYTIVDSELGYDPFILVDQEAMVGLSDSANLVGFYDKNGFQARIAYNWRDEFLSSRGQNTGANPQYVEAYSQIDLNVSYEIPQLEGMQVFVEGINVTDEYQRVHGRDARQLMGYYQGGARWQLGARYAF
- a CDS encoding tryptophan halogenase family protein: MNTTRKIRKVVIAGGGTAGWMAAAALAKLLGKNLDIRLVESETIGTVGVGEATIPTLHLFHQLLGIDEREMMAATNATFKLGIAFENWKETGQDYIHSFGAAGKDCWACNFSHFWVRGRELGIAHDIGDYTREHLAARMGRYAVSPRSERTHAYHFDASLYAKYLRTLAEKYGVVRIEGKIDQVQLDHHSGYIQSLRLENGETLEGDLFIDCTGFRGLLIDQALHTGFDDWGHWLPCDRAVAVQTGKSENPVPYTRSIARESGWQWRIPLQSRTGNGLVYCSHYMDEEQATKLLLKNVEGEPLNAPRVIPFRTGTRRLHWNKNCIAIGLSSGFIEPLESTSIHLIQRSIVRLLTLFPSDGIVQTDVDEYNQLIREETENVRDFVILHYKLTDRIDSEFWRHCRGMAIPESLTRRMEVFAQSGRVYQNGTELFGESSWLQVMLGQGLMPKRYHPIVDMMSEHELTNFLAGIRRQVRDTVESWPNHMEFIEHYCRSKTALV
- a CDS encoding SapC family protein, whose product is MTNAVLLNNVEHRDLRVQTERSAELGDDVWYALTFPLEFRALQGQYPIFFQRDASTGSFFPLVLLGFEPGENLYLRDGHWAAAYLPLTIRREPFLIGRQHFVEDGIQKTRRVIHIDLDNPRVNRKRGEPLFLEYGGSSPFLDGVSEMLEAIHQGVEQSEKFIRQLQIHGLLEPCTMDITLNNGETNQLKGFYTIDEPRLRALNAEDLSELHQAGFLEAIYMVLASQSQMRQLIDEKNRRCCGG
- a CDS encoding sugar ABC transporter permease yields the protein MTAAHKPLPVGERGWQRARRGAGRIARDLLSWRFALLVVASLIVIYPLLWVFSLAFSGQQSLTLVRLAEDAGAGEQLLALIPLPEQWTLDNFRAVLTEQPFLQWLGNSLVVAIATTVVGLTLSCSAAYAFSRFRFAGRQRGMMLFLVSQMFPAVLMLIPLYVIVVQWLGLGNSWLGLILVYSITALPFCVWMLKGYFDTLPYEIEESALLDGASHWTIFTRIILPLARPAIAVTGLFAFMTAWNEFILASIFMDDESRYTVPVGLRFFVSDYASEWGYFAAGSILVSLPVMLLFLSLQRFLVAGLSAGAVKG